The Stigmatella aurantiaca DW4/3-1 genome contains the following window.
GACGGTCCACGACGGACGATTTTCACGCAGCGTCTCGCAGCACGCGTGGTCCATCTCCAGCGCGACTGCGGTCTCGAAGCCGGCGGCCTCGAAGCCGTAGTCCAGACCACCGGCACCCGAGAACAGGCTGATGACTTTGGGCTTGGTCATGCGGGTACTCCTACGAATAGCTCTGGCAAAAGGTCGGCGTACAGCGGAGCGAGTGCGCAGGCCTGGTCGAGGGGCAACTCGTGTGCGTTCGAGAGGTCAGCGACGAACTGCACCCGCTTGATCCCTGCAGGTAGCGGTTGCGGCACGGTCGGAACGTCTATGGCGCGATACAATCTTAGGGTCTGTCTCGTGGCTTCGAGGTCGAAGCGCAAGTCATCGGCGTCGGCATCCGGCCAGTCGCGCCCTAGAGAGTCGGCGATGATGGTCTCCAGCCGGGCGGTAGCCTCGTTACCGGCTCGAGTTCCAATCTGTTCGACGAGGTCGAACACGCTCACCCCGTACGGAGTCTGTTGCAGCATGAGCGAGGCGATGACCGTCTCGCCCGTGATCGCAGTGCTCAGTTGGTCGAGCTGGAAGTAATGCTCGCGCAGCTTGGTCAGCGTGGACTTGATCTCGAGCCGATGTGAACCGAGCGCGAAGTCGTGAAGTTCGGTTGGTTCCGAGTGCCAGGCCGAGATGGCAGCCTCAGGTACACGGGCCCACGCGATGATCGCGAGTTCGGCCCAGAGTCCTTGGACCGACTGCCTTGGCGCTCGGTTCAGAGCGCAAAACAGCGTGGTGATTCCGTCGAGCGTCCGCTCCACTTCCTCAGCGGAGGGCGCAGTGACGGAACCGTCGCCCACGTTGCCGAAGAATGCTCCGACCACCCGACAGAAGTAGCGCTCCAGTTCGGCATCGTCGGCGGTGCAGACAAGTACCGCGAAACGCGCGTGTTCGGAAGTGCCATCGGCGCGGGCGACAATCATCTCTAGCGGAGGTGCGAAGGTGAGGTTCGCCAGCCGTCGCGGGGTTAGCCCGCTCCCAGTGGTCGCAATTAGGAGTGCCGGCTGATTGGCCGCACTGCGCGCGAGGCGAAGCGCTCCGGCACCATGCGCGATCGTGTACGCAGCCTCAGGCGAGGGGCGTGGTAGTGCGCGATATGTGCTCCAGAGGTCCATCATTGCCCCTGCGCGATGACGTCGTCCTTGCGGAGTCTGGTGTGGATATGAACGGCGATCGCCGGCACCGGGCTCTTGAGGTCGGGAACGTTTGAAATCTGAAGCCAATGGAGCTGGAGCGTGACGAACGTCGTGTCATGCATCTTCGCGTCGCCAGGATACTTCCCTTCGCCCTTGGCTGACGACCGGCCCTGGTGGAGCTTAATGGCACCCACTCTCGCATCCACGCTTCGCACACGGGGATGGCCTGCGTCCATCTGCATGACCAGGACCTGAGCTTCCGGGTTGTCGTCCAAGATGTCGCGCAGCGTGACGAGCTGCCCGTACCAGTCCGCGACGTCGCCGCCGCGAACCTGATAGGCGAGGAGCACATCGCGGAACAGTGGGGCAAGTGGAGCCGTCGCAACCCGGTGTTTAAAGAACGCCTCGTCGGCCTCGAAGATAAGGCCCGCTTCGAATTCGCGAAGCATCACGCCGTTGCGAGCGGAGGCCTCTGGATCAAGGTGAGGCTGCTCTTGCAAGAACCACTCATGGTCGGCCGAGATCCGATAGTAGGGGTCGGCGAGGACGTTCTTGCGGGTCGGCTTGAGCTGCGAGTCGAGGAAGAAGGCTCGTCGCCATTCCCGCAGCGGCCGACCACGATGCTGCGCGAGCTGGGTTCGCACATCCTCCTCATGGCGCACATACGACCGGTAGGCGTGAATGACATCGGGGTGCAGGTACAGTCTGCAGAGTGAGAGGTACGCCTGCTTGTAGCCAAAGAAGCGGGCGCGCTGTTGGATGGTATCGGCGTTCCAGTCACCCGCGCTGCGCGGCATATACGTGACCGTCAGCCCTTCGACGGTGAAACCGCGGTTGAGCTTTTCGCCACCGACAAGAATGTGGGTCTCGGCATTGTCCCAATCGACCTGGTCGTTGCCGTTGCTCGAGTTGACCTCGCTCAGGTGGACGTCGCTCACGCAGCGCCGGAGCTGCACGATCAGCTCGTCGAAGGTGGGCAGCGTTGGATCCGTCGCGCGCAGGTCATCGTAGGCCGGGCGAAACTCAGCGAGCGTATCGGTGCGCTCATCGTTGTCCTGGCTCCGCAAGCCGGTGGTCCACCTCCCGATAATCGCCTGCACCCACGCTAAGTAGCGCTTGTGGTCGTCCTGGCGCTGGCTCGGGTGGATCAGCATCGAGATCGGACGAGGCTGGTTCCGAAGTCCTCCCACGGCGGCTCCGACAAAGAAGACGCGCATCGCGCTGAGCAGCGTTTCGGGCGGTTCTTCCGTTGCGCTGACGTCCAAGTCGTGAGCTGGAATGGCGTGAACGAGCGCGGGGTTGGCGTCGACGCCAAAGAACGTCTGCCCGCCGGTGTAGCCATCGCCAGGGCGCACGAGCTCGGCGAACGCGGGGGAGAGCATGTCATCCAGCGCAATCAGCAGCGGTGCCTGCGGCGTCGCCGTGTACTGGAGGTAGGTGTGGTTTGGGAGTGCCGCGCGAACCCGTGCGATGCGCTTGTAGGTGGTTGATGCCTCGGCAGCGTTCGGCTTCGTATTGAGGCCTGCCTGATCCGCTTCATCATCGAGAATCAGCGCCGGGATGCCGCGCAAGTCGACCTTGCTGAGGAGCGAGGCGAGGCCGTCGAGGTGGGTGTGGTTCTTCAGGACCAAGTAGAGCAGGGTCTTCTTGTCGTCCTCCCGAAAAGATCCGTCGCGCCAGTCCTCGGCGGCACGCTGGAGATCTCGGACCGCATGCTCGCCGAACCCCTTGGCCGAGTTAAGGATGCGCCACGCGGATGGCCGCCCCGACGCTTCGCGGAGGTCCTTCTGAAATCGATCAGCGTTCTGCTGCAGGAGGTTGGTCGTCACGCCGGCCAACAGGATGATGATACGGCAGCCGTTGTCTCGCGCGAGGGCGCTGACCGTGGTCATCGACATCGTCTTGCCACTTTGGACGTAGCCGATGGCGAGACCCGTTCGGGTATCGTCGGTGGCGCTGGTGAACGGGCGGCAGTTCCGCACGATTGCGAGGGCGTCGTCGCGCACCCGCGTGACTGCCTCAGAGGTCTTGAGCTTGCCAATCCTCTCCAGATACTGCCCGAGGCTGATCGTGGTCTCGCCGATCACAGGCGACCATTCACTGCCGACAGGGGCAACCACACGGGCCTCGTCGAAGGTCGTTGTCATGAACTAGGAATGCTCCACCGAGAGCGCGTTGAGGA
Protein-coding sequences here:
- a CDS encoding Z1 domain-containing protein, translated to MTTTFDEARVVAPVGSEWSPVIGETTISLGQYLERIGKLKTSEAVTRVRDDALAIVRNCRPFTSATDDTRTGLAIGYVQSGKTMSMTTVSALARDNGCRIIILLAGVTTNLLQQNADRFQKDLREASGRPSAWRILNSAKGFGEHAVRDLQRAAEDWRDGSFREDDKKTLLYLVLKNHTHLDGLASLLSKVDLRGIPALILDDEADQAGLNTKPNAAEASTTYKRIARVRAALPNHTYLQYTATPQAPLLIALDDMLSPAFAELVRPGDGYTGGQTFFGVDANPALVHAIPAHDLDVSATEEPPETLLSAMRVFFVGAAVGGLRNQPRPISMLIHPSQRQDDHKRYLAWVQAIIGRWTTGLRSQDNDERTDTLAEFRPAYDDLRATDPTLPTFDELIVQLRRCVSDVHLSEVNSSNGNDQVDWDNAETHILVGGEKLNRGFTVEGLTVTYMPRSAGDWNADTIQQRARFFGYKQAYLSLCRLYLHPDVIHAYRSYVRHEEDVRTQLAQHRGRPLREWRRAFFLDSQLKPTRKNVLADPYYRISADHEWFLQEQPHLDPEASARNGVMLREFEAGLIFEADEAFFKHRVATAPLAPLFRDVLLAYQVRGGDVADWYGQLVTLRDILDDNPEAQVLVMQMDAGHPRVRSVDARVGAIKLHQGRSSAKGEGKYPGDAKMHDTTFVTLQLHWLQISNVPDLKSPVPAIAVHIHTRLRKDDVIAQGQ
- a CDS encoding PD-(D/E)XK motif protein, encoding MMDLWSTYRALPRPSPEAAYTIAHGAGALRLARSAANQPALLIATTGSGLTPRRLANLTFAPPLEMIVARADGTSEHARFAVLVCTADDAELERYFCRVVGAFFGNVGDGSVTAPSAEEVERTLDGITTLFCALNRAPRQSVQGLWAELAIIAWARVPEAAISAWHSEPTELHDFALGSHRLEIKSTLTKLREHYFQLDQLSTAITGETVIASLMLQQTPYGVSVFDLVEQIGTRAGNEATARLETIIADSLGRDWPDADADDLRFDLEATRQTLRLYRAIDVPTVPQPLPAGIKRVQFVADLSNAHELPLDQACALAPLYADLLPELFVGVPA